Proteins from a genomic interval of Streptomyces sp. SID8374:
- a CDS encoding MraY family glycosyltransferase, translated as MNVLGIIASGVAALFITVVLAKGVRRTALRSGTGREPGARPSRAGVVRRLGGATVVLGTGAAAAAGSALGAAGDGGRAVTGLLAGAGIVAALGLVHDVRPLGVPLRVAVQTGAAALAVYLAGFSPVAGVLAVIWIVLATQAFALLDTSDGVLATVGAVTAAGLLACAAVDGRAELALLPAVLLAGLTGFLLHNWHPARIRPGACGSLFTGFVLASSNALIHVAAPSERTAWAALPVLAAVALADAALVLTSRRRASRPLLQDCGDHITHRLRRLRVTVPGTAVLLGLWAGASVAIGTLVYAGVLHPALALVPLVGSALAVLALLRIPAYVAPPGTAVRRPATGTAVPRTPPAPATPPTPAGTAPTGAEAARTAGGRPTVPPPPTGRPAVGLTADRS; from the coding sequence GTGAACGTGCTTGGGATCATCGCCTCCGGTGTGGCCGCGCTGTTCATCACGGTCGTACTCGCCAAGGGCGTCCGCCGTACGGCGCTCCGCTCCGGCACCGGCCGCGAGCCGGGCGCACGACCCTCGCGCGCCGGGGTGGTGCGCAGGCTGGGCGGCGCCACGGTCGTCCTCGGCACCGGCGCGGCTGCCGCCGCCGGCTCGGCACTCGGCGCGGCGGGCGACGGCGGGCGGGCCGTCACCGGGCTGCTGGCCGGGGCCGGGATCGTCGCCGCCCTGGGGCTCGTCCACGACGTACGGCCGCTCGGGGTGCCCCTGCGGGTGGCGGTCCAGACGGGTGCCGCCGCGCTGGCCGTGTACCTCGCCGGGTTCTCACCGGTGGCGGGCGTCCTGGCCGTGATCTGGATCGTCCTCGCCACCCAGGCCTTTGCCCTCCTCGACACCTCCGACGGGGTCCTGGCGACCGTCGGCGCCGTCACCGCCGCCGGGCTGCTCGCCTGCGCGGCCGTCGACGGCAGGGCCGAACTCGCCCTGCTCCCCGCCGTCCTGCTCGCCGGGCTCACCGGCTTCCTGCTCCACAACTGGCACCCCGCGCGCATCCGCCCCGGCGCGTGCGGCTCGCTCTTCACCGGCTTCGTCCTGGCGTCCTCCAACGCGCTGATCCACGTGGCGGCCCCGTCGGAACGCACAGCCTGGGCCGCGCTGCCCGTCCTGGCCGCCGTCGCCCTCGCCGACGCCGCCCTCGTCCTGACCTCCCGCCGCCGCGCCTCGCGCCCCCTGCTCCAGGACTGCGGCGACCACATCACGCACCGGCTGCGCCGCCTCCGCGTCACCGTGCCCGGCACGGCCGTCCTCCTGGGCCTGTGGGCGGGCGCGTCGGTGGCGATCGGCACGCTGGTGTACGCGGGCGTGCTGCACCCCGCACTCGCCCTCGTACCGCTAGTGGGCAGCGCCCTGGCCGTCCTCGCCCTGCTCAGGATCCCGGCGTACGTGGCCCCGCCGGGCACCGCCGTCCGCCGCCCGGCCACCGGCACCGCCGTCCCGCGCACACCGCCCGCCCCGGCCACGCCACCCACGCCGGCCGGTACCGCTCCGACGGGCGCCGAGGCCGCCAGGACCGCAGGCGGGCGCCCCACCGTGCCCCCGCCGCCCACCGGCCGCCCCGCCGTCGGCCTCACCGCCGACAGAAGCTGA
- a CDS encoding PI-PLC domain-containing protein, translating into MPPGRARRAVRVVAFVLAALSVMTVALTSTVRATVLSPGYYRSVLDEESAYDRLYSEVLVDPAIAPVTRDLLAHLPVPEALVTSNIKVVLPPETVRSLTDQQIHALTDYLRGDTDELRLNVDIDPVLQNLADLARIYFGDLVANLQDQDEPDFARFTDDLTTALEALREGRAPTLPALPLTDDQAARATDALLTLVPERDRTELRPDVEVALGRGDVSTALATTAAAALADGSRTAAAGLRTTLQGGTWDLTATLTAAGNDLDALEQARERVQWLTYLQILATALALTSLAVLWATGPRAFARRLMVLGQAVACGGILAAAAVLLTRLATGGRFLTIPASWPPSVTALVEDLQGNAVDQAVATGLTAALTALVGGALLTATGWAFLVRPRTLPTPTAVRGVAAGVTCAALAGALLVPPVLGPSAPRRCQGSTELCELRYDEVAHLTAHNAMSTTADRFIGPLQDPDITTQLNTGVRALMLDTYHWESPQDIAARLDNPEFTPEQRRLISAAIDKANPPREGLWLCHSVCRAGAIELGPALEDIGAWLRAHPTEIVTLIVQDDIGAEETAEAFRRAGLGELLHTPSEDPEEPWPKLEEMIDSGRRLVVFAEKADGPAPWYRNFYRYGMETPFAFRSPDEMSCEPNRGGTGKRLFLLNHFVTNGGGSRLDAGRINSRDWLLERARACEAERGSPVNFVAVDYTTVGDALGAVEELNKHRTQKDR; encoded by the coding sequence ATGCCCCCGGGCCGGGCCCGGCGGGCGGTGCGCGTGGTGGCGTTCGTGCTGGCCGCGCTGAGCGTGATGACGGTGGCGCTCACCTCGACGGTCCGCGCCACCGTCCTGTCGCCGGGCTACTACCGGTCGGTCCTGGACGAGGAGTCGGCGTACGACCGCCTCTACAGCGAGGTGCTCGTCGACCCGGCGATCGCCCCCGTCACCCGCGACCTCCTCGCCCACCTGCCCGTCCCCGAGGCGCTGGTGACCTCCAACATCAAGGTCGTCCTGCCCCCGGAGACGGTCCGCTCCCTGACCGACCAGCAGATCCACGCGCTCACCGACTACCTGCGCGGCGACACCGACGAACTGCGGCTGAACGTGGACATCGACCCGGTGCTGCAGAACCTGGCCGACCTCGCCCGGATCTACTTCGGGGACCTGGTGGCCAACCTCCAGGACCAGGACGAACCGGACTTCGCCCGGTTCACCGACGACCTCACCACCGCGCTCGAAGCCCTCCGGGAAGGCCGCGCGCCCACCCTGCCCGCCCTGCCGCTCACCGACGACCAGGCGGCCCGCGCCACCGACGCCCTGCTGACCCTGGTGCCCGAGCGGGACCGGACGGAGCTGCGCCCCGATGTGGAGGTGGCCCTGGGCAGGGGCGACGTATCGACCGCCCTGGCGACGACCGCGGCCGCCGCACTCGCCGACGGGTCGCGGACCGCCGCCGCCGGCCTGCGCACCACGCTCCAAGGGGGTACGTGGGACCTCACCGCGACCCTGACGGCCGCGGGCAACGACCTCGACGCCCTGGAGCAGGCGCGCGAGCGGGTCCAGTGGCTGACGTACCTCCAGATCCTCGCCACCGCCCTGGCGCTGACCTCCCTCGCGGTGCTCTGGGCCACCGGCCCCCGCGCCTTCGCCCGGCGGCTGATGGTGCTGGGGCAGGCGGTCGCCTGCGGCGGGATCCTCGCGGCGGCCGCCGTCCTGCTGACCCGGCTGGCCACCGGGGGCCGGTTCCTCACCATCCCGGCCTCCTGGCCGCCGAGCGTCACCGCCCTCGTCGAGGACCTCCAGGGCAACGCCGTCGACCAGGCGGTGGCCACCGGCCTGACCGCCGCCCTCACCGCCCTCGTCGGCGGGGCCCTCCTCACCGCCACCGGCTGGGCCTTCCTGGTCCGCCCGCGCACCCTCCCCACCCCCACCGCCGTACGGGGCGTGGCCGCGGGCGTCACCTGCGCCGCACTGGCCGGCGCCCTGCTCGTCCCGCCCGTACTCGGCCCGTCCGCGCCCCGCCGCTGCCAGGGCAGCACCGAACTCTGCGAGCTCCGCTACGACGAAGTCGCCCACCTCACGGCCCACAACGCCATGTCCACCACCGCCGACCGGTTCATCGGCCCCCTCCAGGACCCCGACATCACCACCCAGCTCAACACCGGTGTCCGGGCGCTCATGCTGGACACGTACCACTGGGAGAGCCCGCAGGACATCGCCGCCCGACTCGACAACCCCGAGTTCACCCCCGAACAGCGTCGGCTGATCTCCGCCGCGATCGACAAGGCCAACCCGCCGCGCGAGGGCCTCTGGCTCTGCCACAGCGTCTGCCGGGCCGGCGCGATCGAACTGGGCCCCGCCCTGGAGGACATCGGCGCCTGGCTGCGCGCCCACCCCACCGAGATCGTGACGCTGATCGTCCAGGACGACATCGGCGCCGAGGAGACCGCCGAGGCGTTCCGCCGGGCCGGGCTCGGGGAGCTGCTCCACACCCCGTCCGAGGACCCGGAGGAGCCGTGGCCGAAGCTGGAGGAGATGATCGACAGCGGCCGCCGGCTGGTCGTGTTCGCCGAGAAGGCGGACGGCCCGGCGCCCTGGTACCGCAACTTCTACCGGTACGGCATGGAGACCCCGTTCGCCTTCCGCAGCCCCGACGAGATGAGCTGCGAACCGAACCGCGGCGGCACCGGAAAACGCCTCTTCCTGCTCAACCACTTCGTCACCAACGGCGGCGGCAGCAGGCTGGACGCGGGCCGCATCAACTCCCGCGACTGGCTGCTGGAGCGGGCCCGGGCCTGCGAGGCCGAGCGCGGCAGTCCGGTGAACTTCGTCGCCGTCGACTACACGACCGTCGGCGACGCGCTCGGCGCGGTGGAGGAGCTGAACAAACACCGTACGCAGAAGGACCGCTGA
- a CDS encoding glycosyltransferase family 2 protein: MHSVHLAVLMTSHNRRERTLSALSALESQQGLPAHATLGVHLVDAGSTDGTPEAVRRRHPSVEVMSVGADVPRNQALRIASRNSRSGGGGGGSHSGRPGGPSHRWTHQLWLDDGVDLFPDALAGLLGAADEVGAGAVVVGAVRGADGSTVYSGRRGRSLTLVEPGGERPEPCDTYDGRVVLLPRAAYEVVGDLDKVFRHRMGDYDHGFRARRAGVPAFVAPSPVGVCARGPDAPGSREPGIGVREALRRVTSVAELPPRQWWVYCLRHTWPWAPFLMVSPYARTAARATLGRWRA; this comes from the coding sequence GTGCACTCCGTCCACCTGGCCGTGCTGATGACGAGTCACAACCGGCGCGAGCGGACCCTGTCGGCGCTGAGCGCCCTGGAGAGCCAGCAGGGCCTTCCGGCCCACGCCACGCTGGGCGTGCATCTGGTGGACGCGGGCTCCACCGACGGTACTCCGGAGGCCGTCCGCCGCCGCCATCCGTCCGTCGAGGTCATGTCGGTGGGCGCGGACGTCCCCCGTAACCAGGCGCTGCGCATCGCCAGCCGCAACAGCCGCAGCGGCGGAGGCGGCGGGGGCTCGCACAGCGGCAGGCCGGGCGGCCCGAGCCACCGGTGGACGCACCAGCTGTGGCTGGACGACGGGGTGGACCTCTTCCCGGACGCCCTCGCCGGGCTCCTGGGCGCGGCGGACGAGGTCGGGGCGGGGGCGGTCGTCGTCGGGGCGGTCCGGGGCGCGGACGGTTCCACGGTGTACTCGGGGCGGCGCGGCCGGTCCCTGACGCTGGTGGAGCCGGGCGGGGAGCGCCCCGAGCCGTGCGACACGTACGACGGGCGGGTGGTACTGCTCCCCCGGGCCGCGTACGAAGTCGTCGGGGACCTCGACAAGGTGTTCCGCCACCGGATGGGCGACTACGACCACGGTTTCCGCGCCCGGCGCGCCGGGGTGCCCGCCTTCGTCGCCCCGTCGCCCGTCGGCGTGTGCGCGCGGGGGCCGGACGCCCCCGGCTCCAGGGAGCCGGGGATCGGGGTGCGGGAGGCGCTGCGGCGGGTGACCTCCGTGGCCGAGCTGCCGCCGCGGCAGTGGTGGGTGTACTGCCTGCGCCACACCTGGCCGTGGGCGCCGTTCCTGATGGTGTCCCCGTACGCGCGGACGGCGGCGCGGGCCACGCTCGGGCGGTGGCGGGCGTGA
- a CDS encoding amidohydrolase, protein MLCTRLTNARVLTMDPHHPVARDLGIWRGRIVGVDEAVTALPAREVVDLQGATVLPGFIDSHVHLAWAGLKARTPSIAPCERIEDILAVVDEAARRPAPVGAWLDLAGYDQRALGRHLTAAELDRVSHGRKILLMHDSGHACVVNTAVLELLPPEVEHEEGFLAESAMTAARRLRLPYSQEELADAIEHAARACLAEGITACAEAGIGGGLLGHSPVELGAYQLLRDRGRLPLRVQLMASGDTLRTRAAHADDGFTQALDLGVRTGFGDDWLSLGALKIYTDGGMMARTAALTSPYEGTDDTGRLQDDPDRLTRLIVDGHLAGWQLAVHAIGDRAADLALDALEEAQKLKPRPDARHRIEHAGLIRPDQLPRFAALGVSAVIQPNFLRYFGDDYATVMGEGRAGWMYRGRGFLDHGVTLVGSSDRPVTDGSPLRAIQFMVERASVSGRIIGGDEAIAVAEAVRAYTVAGAHACRWDGTAGTLSPGKRADLVVLGDDPHRVDPARIGDIEIVTTYVDGRDTRA, encoded by the coding sequence ATGCTCTGTACGAGGCTGACGAACGCCCGCGTCCTCACGATGGACCCGCACCACCCGGTCGCCCGCGACCTGGGCATCTGGCGGGGCCGGATCGTCGGCGTGGACGAGGCCGTGACCGCCCTCCCGGCCCGCGAGGTGGTCGACCTCCAGGGCGCCACCGTGTTGCCCGGCTTCATCGACAGCCATGTCCACCTGGCCTGGGCCGGGTTGAAGGCCCGTACGCCGAGCATCGCCCCGTGCGAGCGGATCGAGGACATCCTCGCCGTCGTGGACGAGGCCGCCCGCCGCCCCGCACCTGTCGGCGCTTGGCTGGATCTCGCCGGTTACGACCAGCGGGCCCTGGGCCGCCATCTGACCGCCGCCGAACTGGACCGGGTCAGCCACGGCCGCAAGATCCTCCTGATGCACGACTCCGGACACGCCTGCGTCGTCAACACCGCCGTCCTGGAGCTGCTGCCGCCCGAGGTGGAGCACGAGGAGGGCTTCCTCGCCGAGAGCGCCATGACCGCCGCCCGACGGCTGCGGCTGCCGTACTCCCAGGAAGAGCTCGCCGACGCCATCGAACACGCCGCCCGGGCCTGCCTCGCCGAGGGCATCACGGCCTGCGCCGAGGCCGGCATCGGCGGCGGGCTGCTCGGCCACAGCCCCGTCGAACTCGGCGCCTACCAACTCCTCCGCGACCGGGGCCGACTGCCCCTGCGCGTCCAGCTGATGGCCTCCGGCGACACCCTGCGTACCCGAGCGGCCCACGCCGACGACGGCTTCACCCAGGCCCTGGACCTCGGGGTGCGCACCGGATTCGGCGACGACTGGCTCTCCCTGGGCGCCCTGAAGATCTACACCGACGGCGGCATGATGGCGCGCACGGCCGCGCTCACCTCCCCGTACGAGGGAACGGACGACACCGGCCGGCTCCAGGACGACCCCGACCGCCTCACCCGCCTCATCGTCGACGGCCACCTCGCCGGCTGGCAGCTCGCCGTCCACGCCATCGGCGACCGCGCCGCCGACCTCGCCCTGGACGCCCTGGAGGAGGCCCAGAAACTGAAGCCCCGGCCCGACGCACGCCACCGCATCGAACACGCCGGACTCATCCGCCCCGACCAGTTGCCCCGCTTCGCCGCGCTCGGGGTGAGCGCGGTGATCCAGCCCAACTTCCTGCGGTACTTCGGCGACGACTACGCGACGGTGATGGGGGAGGGGCGGGCCGGCTGGATGTACCGGGGCCGGGGCTTCCTCGACCACGGCGTCACCCTGGTCGGCTCCTCCGACCGGCCGGTCACCGACGGGTCCCCGCTGCGGGCGATCCAGTTCATGGTCGAACGGGCCTCCGTCTCGGGCCGGATCATCGGCGGGGACGAGGCGATCGCCGTCGCGGAGGCCGTGCGCGCGTACACGGTCGCCGGTGCCCACGCCTGCCGCTGGGACGGTACGGCGGGCACCCTCTCCCCGGGCAAGCGCGCCGACTTGGTGGTCCTCGGCGACGATCCGCACCGGGTGGACCCCGCGCGGATCGGCGACATCGAGATCGTGACGACGTATGTGGACGGCCGGGACACCCGGGCCTGA